GCCAGAGCATGCTGCGAACCGCTAAGCAAGCCGTCGTAGGTTCAGGCTTTTTTCATCCGGGTATTGTTTTTCAATCCCGACGCACTAACTTTGCTAATCAAGCAAAAGCAAAACAATGAGCCCAAACAGCAATTATTACTGCGTAATCATGGCCGGTGGCATAGGTGCCCGATTCTGGCCCATGAGCAAAACCTCGCGTCCCAAGCAGTTCATTGATATTATGGGAACAGGCAAGACGTTGATTCAGATGACTTTTGACAGGTTTTTTTCGCTTTGTCCCGCTGAAAATATTTACATTGTCACCAACGAAATTTACCGCGACCTTGTGCTCGAACAGCTTCCGGCCATACGTCCGGAACAGGTGCTGTGCGAGCCGAGCCGGCGCAATACGGCACCTTGCATTGCCTATGCCAACCACGTGATCATGCAACGCAACCCGGATGCAGTCATAGTGGTGGCGCCCAGCGACCATATCATCCTCAACGAGAAGGAATTTGTCGACGACCTGTCCGATGCCATGAAGGTGGCTTCCGAACACGACTGGCTGCTTACCCTGGGCATCAGGCCAAGTCGCCCGGATACTGGTTATGGATATATACAGTATTTTGAAGATGAGGTGCTTAGCGAGGTGCCTAAGCTGCGCAAGGTGAAAACATTCACCGAAAAGCCCAACTACGATCTTGCCGTTTCTTTCCTCGAAAGTGGCGATTTTCTGTGGAATGCCGGCATCTTTATCTGGTCGCTGAAAAACATTAACCGTGCCTTCGATGCCTATTTGCCCGAGGTGAACGAGTTGTTTCGCGAAGGGCTGGGAAAATACGGTACGGAACAGGAGAAGGAGTTTATCCGTCAGACATATGCCGTATGCCGCAACATTTCCATTGACTACGGAGTGATGGAAAAGGCCACCAATGTGTATGTGATGGCCGTCAATTTTGGCTGGAGTGACCTGGGCACCTGGGGTTCGCTCTACGAAATCCGTTCCAAGGATGACAACATGAATGCGGTGGTGGGCAACAACGTCATGCTCTACGATTCGAAGGGTTGTATTGTGAACATGCCCAAAGACAAGCTCGTGGTGCTGCAGGGCCTCGAAGATTACATCGTGGTGGAAGACGACAATGCCTTATTGATCTGCCAGAAAAAAAACGAACAGATGATCCGCCAGTTTGTCAATGACATTATGGTTGACAAGGGCGAGCGCTTTATCTGAGCATTTCAGACCTGCATCTCGGGTACGTAGTCCGGCACGATCAGTTTACCGGCTGTTTTCCGGACAATCTCCTCCACCTCCACGCCAGGAGCACGCTCCAGCAAAAGGAAGCCTTCCGCGGTAATTTCGAGCACGGCCAGGTCGGTGACAATTTTGCGCACGCAACGCACGCCCGTGAGCGGAAGGGTGCATTCCGGCAGCAATTTTGAATTTCCTTTCGGGTCGGTATGGGTCATGGCCACAATGATGTTTTTTGCAGAGGCTACCAGATCCATGGCGCCTCCCATGCCTTTGACCATTTTGCCCGGTATCTTCCAGCTGGCGATGTCTCCTTTTTCCGAAACTTCGAAGGCGCCCAGGACGGTGAGGTCGATATGTCCGCCACGGATCATGGCGAAACTGGTGGACGAGTCGAAAAATGCCGCCCCCTTGGTGTAGGTAATGGTTTGCTTGCCGGCGTTAATCAGGTCGGGGTCTTCTTCTCCTGGCAGGGGAAAAGGGCCAATGCCAAGCAAGCCGTTTTCCGACTGGAGCACCACTTCCATCCCTTCAGGAATGTAGTTGGCTACCAGGGTGGGAATGCCAATGCCCAGATTGACGTAATAACCGTCGCGCAGCTCCTGCGCAATGCGTTTTGCTATGCCGTTTTTATCGAGTGCCATAAAAGTTAAGCTTTGCGTGTGGTGACAAATTCGATGCGTTTTTCCAGATTGGTGGCCTGGAAGATGCGCTGGACAAAGATGCCTGGGGTGTGTATCTGGTTGGGGTCGAGCTCGCCGGCGGGCACCAGGTGTTCAACCTCGGCAATGGTTATTTTGCCGGCCATGGCCATGGCATGGTTGAAGTTGTTGGCGGTGTGGCGGTAAATCAGGTTGCCGTGGGTGTCGCCCTTCCATGCCTTGACCAGTGCAAAATCGGCAGTGAGAGCATGTTCGAGCAGATACATCTTTCCGTTGAACTCGCGTACTTCTTTGCCCTGTGCCACTTCGGTGCCAAAACCTGCCGGCACGTAGAATGCCGGGATGCCAGCACCTCCCGCCCTGCATCGTTCGGCAAGGGTGCCCTGAGGGATAAGTTCCACTTCGAGCTCGCCGGCAAGCAACTGGCGCTCAAATTCCGCGTTTTCACCCACATACGAGGAGATCATTTTACGGATCTGGCGGTTGCGAAGCAACAATCCCAGACCGAAATTGTCCACACCAGCATTGTTCGAAATACAGGTGAGCCCTTTTACGCCCATCTGCACCAGGGCCGAGATGCAGTTTTCAGGAATACCGCACAAGCCAAAGCCTCCAACCATCAAGGTCATATGGTCGGAAATTCCGGCCAGGGCAGACAAGGCATCGGGATATACTTTTTTCATACTTAAATCATCAGGTGATACATCAATAACAAAAGCGGAATGACGGGCCAAAGCCCACTCCACGAAGATATATAATTTGCGCAATCGTGTGCGTGAATGCTTGCAGACATTTTTTGGCAATCGCCCGGGAATGGAATAGCTTGTTTTTGATAATCCATGAGCGATGCCTTTAATTCTGTGGTGCGGGTCAATAATTTTGCATTAATTTTGCACCGCTGTCGATCCTCACTGCCCGGATGGCGGAATTGGTAGACGCGCTGGTCTCAAAAACCAGTGAGATAACACTCGTGCCGGTTCGATCCCGGCTCCGGGTACCAAAAAAGGCGCCAACAGGCGCCTTTCTTTTTTTCCGGTATCCAGCCTTCTCTCCATAACAAAAGCCACATTGCGTACGTTTTCTCCACTAAAGCGAGATATGTTGTTTCGGGCCGGCAGGTCGAAATTCAGGTTGCTGATAATCTTGTTGTTTGCTGTGGTTCAGCTATCTGGTCAGAAAAATCCGGAGCCGGATGCACTGATGCGGGAGACAGAACGGAGGTATATCAACGATATTGTCCTTTTGGCCAATACCATTCAGACCAGATATGCATCGCCTGCCGACCGTTTTCGGGCAGCATTTTCGTGGACAGCCCAAAATCTGCGGTATGATGTGGCTGCCCTGCACGATCAGAAGCTGTACAGCAATCAGGAACTGGTACGCATGGCCTTGCGCAAACGCGCCGCTTTGTGTGAAGGTTACGTAGCCGTGCTCGACAGCCTGAGCAGGCTCATGGGACTTACAACCATCAAGGTGCCCGGATATACGCGCTGGCAGGGCAAGCTGCAACCCGAACCTCATCTGTGGATTGCGGTACTTCTCGACAGCAACTGGTATTTGTCCGATCCGACCTGGGCCTCAGGAGCCATCGTCAACGGAAAGTATCAGGCTGAATACGACACCTTGTGGTTTATGGTGCCACCACAACGCATGATTCACTCGCATATGCCTTACGACCCCATCTGGCAACTGCTGCAGGAGCCCCTGTCGCACGAGGGCTTTGTCCGAAACACCAATGCACGGCTTCCCGGAATATGGCATCCCAACGATAGCATTGCAGTTTACCTGAACAGCGACCCATTGGATCAATACACCTCTGAGCTGAGACGGATTCGTCAGGGGCAGTTCCGGCATCCGGCCACGCAAAGCCGCATCAGCTTTCTGGAGGAGTCGGTCAGGGTGCTCACCCATAACCGCATTGTCGGGTCGATGCAGCAAAGCAACGAGTTGTTCAATGCGGCAGTGGCCACCTACAACGAAGCTGTGGAGGCCTACAACAAACGCAAGCCACGCGCGCAGGTGATTCCACTGCTTCTGCGTTCATCACAACTGCTTACAAGCGCCAGATTGCTCATGCCGGCCGGGCCATTGCCAGCCTCGTTGCGAAATGAAGCGCAGATGCTGCAAAAGCATCTTGCACAGCTCGAAAGCTTGCTGGATGAGGCACAACGCAAGTGGTACTGAACATTTGCGGAAACATTTTCTGACACACCTGCGAGAAGGGTCAGGGACTTGTTTCCGAAAAAAACGGTACACAGACAAGACACCTCCGTATTGCGCTTTTCGTGAAAACTTTTCCGGCTTATCCATTCGCTTCAAGCTGGCAAAAAGTTTCCCTAACTTTGTTGAAGAACCAAAGCCAAATGAAAACCATTCGTTTATTCCTGATTTTGCTTCTAGCATTTCATTCAGCCCCGTTTGAGCTGCTGGCTCAGAATCATTATGCCTGCGGCGAGCAGACGGGCACCTGGCAATATGATACGGTGTTTGTGAACTGCAATGTGCTTGTGCCTCAGGGCGGATTGCTTCAGATCATGCCAGGCACAAAGGTTGTTTTCACGGGGCACTATGCCATTGAAGTGCAGGGCAATCTCAAGGCCCTTGGCACTGCTTCCGACAGCATATTTCACCGTGGCCGATACCTCGGGTTTTGGGAATATTCATAGCAATGCCGGCGGGTGGAACGGGCTCAGGTTCGAATATACTCCTATCGGGACCGACTCCAGCCTCTTCAGCCATTGCGTGTTCCGTTTTGGAAAAGCCACGGGCGATTCTGTCAATTGCTACGGTGGGGTACTGAGGGCATTGCAAACCGATAAAATTGCCTTCCGGCACTGCAGTTTTGAAAATAACTACGCATTTTACTGGGGCGGAGCTATTTACAGCTACAAAACCAATGTGCTTCTGGCGCATTGCAATTTCAGGCGCAACCATGCAGGCAACGACGGAATGATTTATGGCTATGGAGGAGCAGTGTGTTATGTGTCGTCGGAGCCGGATATCTCGCATTGTCATTTTTCAACCAACAGTTCCAACGGCATCGGAGGTGCAGCTTCGTTTGAATACAGCCGTCCGCTGTTGATGAACAGCATTTTTACCCAAAACTTTAGCGCGCTCGGGGGTGCCATCGGTTTTTTGCGTTCGGTTCCCGACCGGCCAATTGCCAATTTGCTGATCTACAACAACGAGGCTGTATTTTTCGGGGGAGGAATCGCCAGCATTACTGCCTCGCCCGTGATGACCAACCTGACCATTGTCAACAATTTTGCCCCCATGGGTGGAGGGTATTACTGCAACTTTGAAGCTCATGCCAGGCTTTACAACAGCATCCTGTGGGGCAATACCTGTGCAGGTGATTTTGGTTCTCAGGTTTGGATCTGGGATGTGAATTCCGTGCCCGAGTTTCACCACTGTGCTGTGCAATATGGTGTGGAAGGATTTGGCGGCAGCACATTTACAGGCACTTATAATAATTGTATTGAAAGTTATCCTGTGTTCGAAGACGAAAACTCTTCGAATTTCAGGCTTGCACAAGGGAGTCCATGCATTGATGCTGGCACAGCTTCATTGCCGGCTTATCCGCTTCCGGCC
This window of the Bacteroidota bacterium genome carries:
- a CDS encoding mannose-1-phosphate guanylyltransferase, which encodes MSPNSNYYCVIMAGGIGARFWPMSKTSRPKQFIDIMGTGKTLIQMTFDRFFSLCPAENIYIVTNEIYRDLVLEQLPAIRPEQVLCEPSRRNTAPCIAYANHVIMQRNPDAVIVVAPSDHIILNEKEFVDDLSDAMKVASEHDWLLTLGIRPSRPDTGYGYIQYFEDEVLSEVPKLRKVKTFTEKPNYDLAVSFLESGDFLWNAGIFIWSLKNINRAFDAYLPEVNELFREGLGKYGTEQEKEFIRQTYAVCRNISIDYGVMEKATNVYVMAVNFGWSDLGTWGSLYEIRSKDDNMNAVVGNNVMLYDSKGCIVNMPKDKLVVLQGLEDYIVVEDDNALLICQKKNEQMIRQFVNDIMVDKGERFI
- a CDS encoding CoA transferase subunit B, whose protein sequence is MALDKNGIAKRIAQELRDGYYVNLGIGIPTLVANYIPEGMEVVLQSENGLLGIGPFPLPGEEDPDLINAGKQTITYTKGAAFFDSSTSFAMIRGGHIDLTVLGAFEVSEKGDIASWKIPGKMVKGMGGAMDLVASAKNIIVAMTHTDPKGNSKLLPECTLPLTGVRCVRKIVTDLAVLEITAEGFLLLERAPGVEVEEIVRKTAGKLIVPDYVPEMQV
- a CDS encoding CoA transferase subunit A, producing MKKVYPDALSALAGISDHMTLMVGGFGLCGIPENCISALVQMGVKGLTCISNNAGVDNFGLGLLLRNRQIRKMISSYVGENAEFERQLLAGELEVELIPQGTLAERCRAGGAGIPAFYVPAGFGTEVAQGKEVREFNGKMYLLEHALTADFALVKAWKGDTHGNLIYRHTANNFNHAMAMAGKITIAEVEHLVPAGELDPNQIHTPGIFVQRIFQATNLEKRIEFVTTRKA
- a CDS encoding right-handed parallel beta-helix repeat-containing protein, whose amino-acid sequence is MALLPTAYFTVADTSGFGNIHSNAGGWNGLRFEYTPIGTDSSLFSHCVFRFGKATGDSVNCYGGVLRALQTDKIAFRHCSFENNYAFYWGGAIYSYKTNVLLAHCNFRRNHAGNDGMIYGYGGAVCYVSSEPDISHCHFSTNSSNGIGGAASFEYSRPLLMNSIFTQNFSALGGAIGFLRSVPDRPIANLLIYNNEAVFFGGGIASITASPVMTNLTIVNNFAPMGGGYYCNFEAHARLYNSILWGNTCAGDFGSQVWIWDVNSVPEFHHCAVQYGVEGFGGSTFTGTYNNCIESYPVFEDENSSNFRLAQGSPCIDAGTASLPAYPLPATDLDGHERVMYGLPDLGAYEYQGIASIYPHGQQARIYRVLPNPAHRGQSLVLTDIGDEVSALRLFTADGRRMSGLERPRVMGGRIVLDELFQASGAIPGLYLLQVEQVDGYSSVVRIVYQPSSR